One window from the genome of Aricia agestis chromosome 6, ilAriAges1.1, whole genome shotgun sequence encodes:
- the LOC121727978 gene encoding uncharacterized protein LOC121727978 yields MLGVTFKDPLWWSLQMLRVSGFAPFTTKRGFQVSTILTVYGWLLNLTISVRILFFSTVPRHSLYLASYGSKVCLIMIILSTTFQAGFRLNALRRCLSTLQEIHLKVGQSNIDKRDIRSRLLLLFVWFTLVTSIYLKFSTVYKIGVFQNAIYLVELCLAHFISLELHCVLQNFYSRLVEIYKYIMTELKTENNVNDDALEMTPECKVRLISVSYLKIADTFRLIDKMYSTVMPSIVCLTVFEMINNTKIISSVSSVDDAFFISLIIIGTVWSNFFNFNIFHKINMKVNQIIKDLNEIEYYVQDERLISELELFKKIVALNSLKFSPLGLFTITREFVIQIFSCAFTILVILYTLDDDDS; encoded by the exons ATGCTCGGAGTTACTTTTAAAGATCCACTTTGGTGGTCTCTGCAGATGTTGCGGGTTTCTGGCTTCGCTCCTTTTACTACCAAACGAGGttttcaagtgtctacaattCTGACGGTTTACGGGTGGCTGCTGAATTTGACGATCA gtgtccgcatattatttttctctacCGTTCCTCGTCATAGTTTGTATTTAGCATCGTATGGGTCCAAAGTGTGCCTCATAATGATAATTCTGTCCACAACATTTCAGGCGGGATTTCGTTTGAATGCATTAAGACGATGCTTAAGCACATTGCAGGag ataCATTTAAAGGTTGGACAGTCGAATATAGATAAGAGAGATATCCGCAGTAGACTGCTGTTGTTATTCGTGTGGTTTACGCTCGTTAcctcaatttatttaaaattcagcACGGTTTACAAGATTG GCGTATTTCAAAATGCAATATATTTAGTGGAGCTTTGTTTAGCACACTTCATAAGCCTTGAACTCCACTGCGTCTTACAGAACTTTTATTCCAGACTTGTTGAGATTTACAAGTATATTATGACTGAGTTGAAAACTGAAAACAATGTAAAcg atgacgCCTTGGAAATGACACCGGAGTGCAAAGTCCGCCTTATCTCAGTATCGTATCTGAAAATAGCAGACACATTTCGCTTGATTGATAAGATGTACAGTACTGTAATGCCGTCAATCGTCTGCCTCACAGTGTTTGAAATGATCAATAATACAAAGATTATATCATCAGTCAGTTCGGTAGATG ATGCTTTCTTTATAAGCTTAATAATCATAGGCACAGTCTGGagcaacttttttaattttaatatattccaCAAGATTAATATGAAG gtAAATCAAATTATCAAAGACTTAAATGAAATAGAGTACTACGTACAAGATGAGCGATTAATCAGTGAACTGGAGTTGTTTAAGAAGATAGTCGCTCTAAACAGTTTGAAGTTTTCACCGCTCGGACTTTTCACGATCACACGAGAATTCGTCATTCAG ATCTTCAGCTGTGCCTTCACAATTCTGGTCATATTATACACGCTTGACGATGATGATTCCTAG